One genomic region from Ralstonia pseudosolanacearum encodes:
- a CDS encoding methyl-accepting chemotaxis protein codes for MNRLTLRQKLWLPLVLSWLGLLAITLWCAWSARTLRMEERQRDLQNVSATAFSVIKEYGQLAQEGKMTVEEAKAQTMARLKTMRYGTDGYFSLSTTDAVSVMHPIKPEMVGKNMSAVTDPAGNHLFADIARTAKAGGGFVRYLWPKPGSSSPEPKLTYVAYYPPWDWSMTTGLYIDDVDAAFRASLLQSCGLLLGVGLLMTLVVATLARGLQRQLGGDPAYAADIAARIAAGDLAMRVETRPGDRDSVLFAMAQMQRELTGTISHIKHSAESIASATQQIAAGNADLSQRTEQQASSLEETASSMEELTSIVKQNADNARQASTLAVNASEVAVKGGEVVGRVVETMAGINDSSKKIADIIGVIEGIAFQTNILALNAAVEAARAGEQGRGFAVVAGEVRSLAQRSAGAAKEIKALIGDSVGRVRNGTALVEEAGAVIDEVVVAVKRVTDIMGEISAASAEQSSGIEQVNQAVNQMDQATQQNAALVEQAAAAALSLEEQAQLLRTAVGRFQM; via the coding sequence ATGAACCGACTCACGCTTCGGCAGAAGCTGTGGCTTCCGCTCGTCCTGAGCTGGCTGGGGTTGCTGGCAATCACGCTATGGTGCGCCTGGAGCGCACGCACGCTGCGCATGGAAGAGCGGCAGCGCGACCTGCAGAATGTGAGCGCCACGGCATTCAGCGTCATCAAGGAGTACGGCCAGCTCGCGCAGGAAGGCAAGATGACGGTGGAAGAGGCCAAGGCGCAGACGATGGCCCGCCTGAAAACCATGCGCTACGGTACCGACGGTTATTTCTCGCTGTCGACCACCGATGCGGTCTCGGTCATGCATCCGATCAAGCCCGAAATGGTCGGCAAGAACATGTCCGCCGTCACCGATCCGGCCGGCAATCACCTGTTTGCCGATATCGCCCGCACCGCCAAGGCCGGCGGCGGGTTCGTGCGCTATCTGTGGCCGAAGCCCGGCAGCAGCAGCCCGGAGCCCAAGCTGACCTACGTCGCGTACTACCCGCCCTGGGACTGGTCCATGACGACCGGCCTGTATATCGACGACGTCGACGCGGCGTTCCGCGCCTCGCTGCTGCAGTCGTGCGGGCTGCTGCTGGGCGTCGGCCTGCTGATGACGCTCGTGGTGGCGACGCTCGCGCGGGGCCTGCAGCGCCAGTTGGGCGGGGACCCCGCCTATGCCGCCGACATCGCGGCGCGGATTGCCGCGGGCGATCTGGCCATGCGCGTCGAAACCCGTCCGGGGGATCGCGACAGCGTCCTGTTCGCCATGGCACAGATGCAGCGGGAGCTGACGGGCACCATCAGCCACATCAAGCATTCGGCGGAGTCGATCGCCAGCGCCACCCAGCAGATTGCCGCCGGCAACGCCGACTTGTCGCAGCGCACCGAGCAGCAGGCTTCGTCGCTGGAGGAAACCGCGTCCAGCATGGAGGAGCTGACCTCGATCGTGAAGCAGAACGCGGACAACGCGCGGCAGGCGAGCACGCTGGCGGTCAATGCCTCGGAGGTCGCGGTCAAGGGCGGCGAAGTGGTGGGCCGCGTGGTCGAGACCATGGCCGGCATCAACGACAGCAGCAAGAAGATCGCCGACATCATCGGCGTGATCGAGGGCATTGCATTCCAGACCAACATCCTGGCGCTGAACGCGGCGGTGGAAGCGGCCCGGGCCGGAGAGCAGGGGCGCGGCTTCGCGGTGGTGGCGGGCGAGGTGCGCAGCCTGGCGCAGCGCTCGGCGGGTGCGGCCAAGGAGATCAAGGCGTTGATCGGCGACTCGGTCGGTCGTGTCCGGAACGGTACGGCGCTGGTGGAGGAGGCCGGGGCCGTGATCGATGAAGTCGTCGTGGCCGTCAAGCGCGTGACGGACATCATGGGCGAGATCAGCGCCGCATCGGCCGAGCAAAGC
- a CDS encoding PAS domain-containing protein, protein MDDALVQLIGQFASAVTPALLPFVTACGTGCLLLRLLDDQHRQPAGPARLPLLLTALAAAISLWAASLLPLLAHWPSHEAALGAHGMVLTLAAFGWSLAVTALWCMLGARPRVGLVRTLLMGLLLGACGPMMQLIQAGAQNVETVALSDAGVLAVVVVLSATACAVVLQFALLPAQTGRRPAMSVFVCLLLGFGLTLGAVLAGPILGTQQVSAAAAAPEGTRLLLVVGPVVAVLGVLLLGFRDRAAGDRSAAVVAREIRRRKETTQALNDLEQSYRQREAELSARHQLLLDGAHVGLWEFDLITRGAHFSERFAAMLGYTLKEIGPSTSEYLRLVHPDDLPLVLNRIQVHVDGDAPSYAAEFRMRHKDGGYRRIQASGVALRDAGGRATRMAGSHADITQQQATAVAAAQPPSYYAPAEAAPEVPLRRQGLWDSWSPLDNTPAAASAEPAKPAQASAPTPAPVPATDGLFPSIDPTALH, encoded by the coding sequence GTGGATGACGCGCTTGTCCAGTTGATCGGGCAGTTCGCGAGCGCGGTGACGCCCGCGCTGCTGCCGTTCGTCACGGCGTGCGGCACGGGTTGCCTGTTGCTGCGCTTGCTCGATGACCAGCACCGGCAGCCGGCCGGTCCCGCGCGCCTGCCGCTGCTGCTGACGGCGCTGGCCGCCGCCATCAGCCTGTGGGCGGCTTCGCTGCTGCCCCTGCTGGCGCATTGGCCATCGCACGAAGCGGCGTTGGGTGCGCACGGCATGGTGCTCACGCTGGCGGCGTTCGGCTGGAGCCTGGCGGTCACCGCGCTGTGGTGCATGCTGGGTGCGCGGCCGCGCGTCGGACTGGTCCGCACGCTGCTGATGGGCCTGCTGCTGGGCGCCTGCGGTCCGATGATGCAGCTGATCCAGGCCGGCGCGCAGAACGTGGAGACGGTCGCGCTGTCGGATGCGGGCGTGCTCGCCGTCGTGGTGGTCCTGTCGGCCACGGCCTGCGCGGTCGTGCTGCAGTTTGCGCTGCTGCCTGCCCAAACGGGGCGGCGTCCGGCCATGAGCGTGTTCGTCTGCCTGCTGCTGGGCTTCGGGCTGACGCTGGGCGCGGTGCTTGCCGGGCCGATTCTCGGCACGCAGCAAGTGTCGGCCGCTGCCGCGGCGCCGGAGGGGACACGTCTGCTCCTGGTGGTCGGTCCGGTCGTCGCCGTGCTCGGGGTGCTCCTGCTCGGCTTTCGCGACCGGGCAGCCGGCGATCGGTCGGCTGCGGTGGTCGCGCGCGAGATCCGCCGCCGCAAGGAAACCACGCAGGCACTGAACGACCTGGAGCAGAGCTACCGCCAGCGCGAAGCCGAACTCAGCGCGCGGCACCAGCTGCTGCTGGACGGTGCCCACGTCGGACTGTGGGAGTTCGACCTCATCACGCGCGGCGCGCATTTCTCCGAGCGGTTTGCCGCCATGCTCGGCTATACGCTCAAGGAAATCGGCCCGAGCACCAGCGAATATCTGCGGCTGGTCCATCCGGACGACCTGCCGCTGGTGCTCAACCGCATCCAGGTCCATGTCGACGGCGATGCGCCGTCCTACGCGGCCGAATTCCGCATGCGCCACAAGGACGGCGGCTACCGTCGCATCCAGGCGAGCGGCGTCGCGTTGCGCGATGCCGGCGGCCGGGCCACGCGCATGGCGGGCTCGCATGCCGACATCACGCAGCAGCAGGCCACTGCCGTGGCCGCGGCGCAGCCGCCGTCCTACTACGCCCCCGCCGAGGCCGCGCCGGAGGTGCCGCTCCGGCGCCAGGGCCTGTGGGATTCGTGGTCGCCGCTCGACAACACGCCTGCCGCGGCAAGCGCCGAGCCCGCCAAGCCTGCCCAGGCATCGGCACCCACCCCCGCCCCGGTGCCCGCCACCGACGGCCTGTTCCCCTCGATCGATCCCACCGCATTGCACTGA
- the galE gene encoding UDP-glucose 4-epimerase GalE, translating into MNETILLTGATGYIASHTWVELLDAGYQVIGLDNLCNSSAAVLARIEQITAKTPKFVQGDVRDRRLLDDLFASSRISAVIHFAALKSVGESVQKPLAYYDNNMGGLVTLCAAMAHANVRQLVFSSSATVYGNPHTVPITESFPLSATNPYGQTKLMGEQVLRDLEVSNSAWRIAYLRYFNPVGAHHSGLIGEDPRGIPNNLMPYVAQVAASRREQLSVFGGDWPTPDGTGVRDYLHVVDLARGHLSALDALRRDGSGFTVNLGTGRGYSVLEVVAAYQRASGRPIPYEIVARRPGDIAACYADPSLAASQLGWRAQYGIERMCEDSWRWQSMNPDGFQTRG; encoded by the coding sequence ATGAACGAAACCATCCTGCTGACCGGCGCCACCGGCTATATCGCCTCGCACACCTGGGTTGAACTGCTGGACGCCGGCTACCAGGTGATCGGCCTGGACAATCTGTGCAACAGCAGCGCCGCCGTGTTGGCCCGCATCGAGCAGATCACCGCCAAGACGCCGAAGTTCGTGCAGGGCGATGTCCGCGACCGCCGGCTGCTCGATGATCTGTTCGCCAGCTCGCGCATCTCGGCCGTCATCCACTTTGCCGCGCTGAAGTCGGTGGGGGAATCGGTCCAGAAGCCGCTGGCCTACTACGACAACAACATGGGCGGGCTGGTCACGCTGTGCGCGGCCATGGCGCATGCCAACGTGCGGCAACTGGTGTTCAGCTCGTCGGCCACGGTGTACGGCAATCCGCATACCGTGCCCATCACCGAGTCGTTCCCGCTGTCGGCCACCAACCCCTACGGCCAGACCAAGCTGATGGGCGAGCAGGTGCTGCGCGACCTGGAAGTCTCCAACAGCGCCTGGCGGATCGCCTACCTGCGCTATTTCAACCCGGTGGGCGCGCACCACAGCGGCCTGATCGGCGAAGACCCGCGCGGCATCCCCAACAACCTGATGCCCTACGTCGCCCAGGTGGCGGCGAGCCGGCGCGAGCAGCTGTCCGTCTTCGGCGGCGACTGGCCGACGCCGGACGGCACCGGTGTGCGCGACTACCTCCACGTGGTGGACCTGGCGCGCGGCCACCTGAGCGCCCTGGACGCGCTGCGCCGCGACGGAAGTGGCTTTACCGTCAACCTCGGCACCGGCCGCGGCTATTCGGTGCTGGAAGTCGTTGCGGCTTACCAACGCGCCAGCGGTCGTCCGATCCCCTACGAGATCGTCGCGCGCCGCCCCGGCGACATCGCCGCCTGCTACGCCGATCCGTCTCTGGCCGCATCGCAGCTGGGTTGGCGGGCCCAGTACGGCATCGAACGCATGTGCGAGGACTCGTGGCGCTGGCAAAGCATGAATCCGGACGGCTTTCAGACCCGGGGCTGA
- a CDS encoding tyrosine-type recombinase/integrase: protein MSVDPAAPAPDLFQPNLQDWTDQPAQAFEHWLAARGYRASSATVYRAMWRKWLRWTEAHRRALADWSAADIAAFLDEAGLTKLHRYRYARLIERVFHQLALLREGTHNPASIAVRQKLAEGENDPTAFLSRAERIAIDASLAVTAAAGEAANASAFKLARDRAIVAVCHGAGLKVAQVQSLRLRQVAADLATISVEPARGKPYDAPLLETARPALSAWLAVRAQAEVPGERIFVADAGGRAMHAASIYRRVESWLGELPALVHRNERLSPQTLRNGYAAALFDVGADPTEVGHALGLRDPASAWRLRAAYTDWLAADHPDTAA, encoded by the coding sequence ATGTCCGTCGATCCGGCCGCGCCCGCCCCCGATCTCTTCCAACCGAATCTGCAGGACTGGACCGACCAGCCCGCCCAGGCCTTCGAGCACTGGCTGGCTGCGCGCGGCTACCGTGCCTCGTCGGCCACGGTGTACCGCGCGATGTGGCGCAAGTGGCTGCGCTGGACTGAAGCCCACCGCCGCGCGCTGGCCGATTGGAGCGCCGCCGACATCGCCGCCTTCCTCGATGAAGCGGGCCTGACCAAGCTGCACCGCTACCGCTATGCGCGCCTGATCGAGCGCGTCTTCCATCAGCTCGCGCTGCTGCGCGAGGGCACGCACAACCCGGCCAGCATCGCCGTGCGGCAGAAGCTGGCCGAGGGCGAGAACGACCCCACAGCATTTCTCTCACGGGCCGAGCGCATCGCCATCGATGCATCGCTGGCCGTGACGGCAGCGGCGGGCGAGGCAGCCAATGCCAGCGCCTTCAAGCTCGCCCGCGACCGCGCCATCGTGGCCGTGTGCCATGGCGCGGGGCTCAAGGTGGCGCAGGTCCAGTCGCTGCGTTTGCGCCAGGTGGCGGCGGACCTGGCCACCATCAGCGTCGAGCCGGCCCGCGGCAAGCCGTACGATGCCCCGCTGCTGGAAACGGCGCGCCCGGCGCTGTCGGCGTGGCTGGCGGTGCGCGCCCAGGCCGAGGTGCCAGGCGAACGCATCTTCGTTGCCGATGCCGGCGGGCGCGCGATGCATGCCGCGTCCATCTACCGGCGCGTCGAGTCCTGGCTGGGCGAGCTGCCGGCCCTGGTCCACCGCAATGAGCGCCTGTCGCCGCAGACCCTGCGCAACGGCTATGCCGCAGCGCTGTTCGATGTCGGTGCCGATCCTACCGAAGTCGGCCACGCGCTGGGCCTGCGCGATCCGGCTTCCGCCTGGCGCCTGCGCGCGGCCTACACTGACTGGCTTGCCGCAGACCATCCGGACACCGCCGCGTAG
- the otsB gene encoding trehalose-phosphatase has product MSRIASPVSSARAAPLPPIDPARTAFLLDFDGTLVDIAPQPEAVHVAPDLRATLAVLQRASGGALAVISGRTVADIETRLDLPGLVIAGVHGAERRHADGSFHRLQTDSEALAALERELRAQLPSVPGVVLESKGIAFALHYRHLPQAADAVCALARRLADRYADHVRLQAGKMVVELKPRGASKGAVVGHLMSAAPFAGRIALFAGDDLTDESAFEAVNTLGGWSIKVGMGPSQAHWRVSDPAALRDWLAALARRAGGRAA; this is encoded by the coding sequence TTGTCTCGGATCGCATCCCCCGTCTCCTCTGCCCGCGCGGCGCCGCTGCCGCCCATCGACCCGGCGCGCACGGCCTTCCTGCTCGACTTCGACGGCACGCTCGTTGACATCGCGCCGCAGCCGGAAGCCGTGCACGTCGCGCCGGACCTGCGCGCCACCCTCGCCGTTCTGCAACGCGCAAGCGGCGGCGCGCTGGCGGTCATCAGCGGCCGCACGGTGGCCGATATCGAAACACGGCTTGACCTGCCCGGCCTGGTGATCGCCGGCGTGCATGGCGCCGAGCGCCGGCATGCCGACGGCAGCTTCCATCGCCTGCAGACCGACAGCGAGGCGCTGGCCGCGCTCGAACGCGAACTGCGCGCGCAACTGCCCAGCGTGCCGGGCGTGGTGCTCGAATCCAAGGGCATCGCCTTTGCCCTGCACTACCGCCATCTGCCGCAGGCGGCCGACGCCGTGTGCGCGCTCGCCCGGCGCCTGGCCGACCGGTATGCCGACCACGTGCGGCTGCAGGCCGGCAAGATGGTGGTCGAGCTCAAGCCGCGCGGGGCCAGCAAGGGCGCGGTGGTCGGCCACCTGATGAGCGCCGCGCCGTTTGCCGGCCGCATCGCGCTCTTCGCCGGCGACGACCTGACCGACGAGAGCGCCTTCGAGGCGGTCAACACCCTGGGCGGCTGGTCGATCAAGGTCGGCATGGGGCCCAGCCAGGCGCATTGGCGCGTGTCCGATCCGGCCGCATTGCGCGACTGGCTCGCGGCGCTGGCCCGGCGCGCGGGAGGGCGTGCGGCATGA
- the otsA gene encoding alpha,alpha-trehalose-phosphate synthase (UDP-forming), protein MSRLIVVSNRVAPIVEGQASAGGLAVGVYDALRDTGGVWFGWSGEIAPSASGEPSIATKGTITFATVGLSRRDYDQYYRGFANATLWPVFHYRVDLARYERQEYHGYRRVNTQFAHQLKALVQPDDILWVHDYHLIPFAAECRALGLRNRIGFFLHIPFPSPEILTTIPPHEELMRALCAYDLLGFQTETDRVAFYDYIEREARGYIENKEHNGPVHAYGNTLRAEVYPIGVHPDEIARQAVSSLARRNPFAREADASGGHPLKLIMSVDRLDYSKGLPERFRAFEQLLDDFPDHRRHVTFIQIAPTSRQDVQSYQQIRQRLEAESGRINGKHSELDWTPIRYINKQYDRRMLMALFRASHIGYVTPLRDGMNLVAKEYVAAQDPEAPGVLVLSRFAGAARELDAALIVNPYDTRGMAEALNRALTMPIEERKARHAHMMDRLRAADLTVWRERFLADLRGAPAH, encoded by the coding sequence ATGAGCCGGCTGATCGTGGTCTCCAACCGCGTGGCGCCCATCGTTGAAGGCCAGGCGAGCGCCGGCGGGCTGGCGGTCGGCGTGTACGACGCACTGCGCGATACCGGCGGCGTGTGGTTCGGCTGGAGCGGCGAGATCGCGCCGAGCGCGTCGGGCGAGCCGTCCATCGCCACCAAGGGCACCATCACCTTCGCCACCGTGGGCCTGAGCCGCCGCGACTACGACCAGTACTACCGCGGCTTCGCCAATGCCACGCTGTGGCCGGTGTTCCACTACCGCGTCGATCTGGCGCGCTACGAGCGCCAGGAGTACCACGGCTACCGGCGCGTCAATACGCAGTTCGCGCATCAGCTCAAGGCGCTGGTGCAGCCCGACGACATCCTGTGGGTGCACGACTATCACCTGATCCCGTTCGCGGCCGAATGCCGGGCGCTGGGGCTGCGCAACCGCATCGGTTTCTTCCTGCACATTCCGTTTCCGTCGCCGGAGATCCTGACGACGATCCCGCCACACGAAGAGCTGATGCGCGCGCTGTGCGCCTACGACCTGCTCGGCTTCCAGACCGAGACCGATCGCGTCGCCTTCTACGACTACATCGAACGCGAGGCGCGCGGCTACATCGAGAACAAGGAGCACAACGGTCCGGTGCATGCTTACGGCAACACGCTGCGCGCCGAGGTCTACCCGATCGGCGTGCATCCGGACGAGATCGCGCGGCAGGCGGTGTCGTCGCTGGCGCGGCGCAATCCGTTCGCGCGCGAGGCCGATGCGAGCGGCGGCCACCCGCTCAAGCTCATCATGAGCGTGGACCGGCTGGACTACTCCAAGGGCCTGCCCGAGCGCTTCCGCGCGTTCGAGCAACTGCTGGACGATTTTCCCGACCACCGGCGGCACGTGACCTTCATCCAGATCGCGCCGACCTCGCGGCAGGACGTGCAGAGCTACCAGCAGATCCGCCAGCGGCTGGAGGCCGAATCGGGCCGCATCAACGGCAAGCATTCGGAGCTGGACTGGACACCGATCCGCTACATCAACAAGCAGTACGACCGGCGCATGCTGATGGCGCTGTTCCGCGCCTCGCACATCGGCTACGTCACGCCGCTGCGCGACGGCATGAACCTGGTGGCCAAGGAATACGTGGCGGCGCAGGACCCGGAGGCGCCGGGCGTGCTGGTGCTGTCGCGCTTCGCGGGTGCGGCGCGCGAGCTCGATGCCGCGCTGATCGTCAATCCGTACGACACGCGCGGCATGGCCGAGGCGCTCAACCGCGCGCTGACGATGCCGATCGAAGAGCGCAAGGCGCGCCACGCCCACATGATGGACCGGCTGCGCGCGGCCGATCTCACGGTATGGCGCGAACGCTTTCTGGCCGATCTGCGCGGCGCACCGGCCCACTAG
- a CDS encoding MarR family winged helix-turn-helix transcriptional regulator has product MNTRKTASQYPNLALDQQLCFALYSTMIGLNKVYRGLLKPLGLTYPQYLVMLVLWERDALTVSEIGERLFLDSPTLTPMLKRLEAAGLIGRQRSDADERQVIVSLTAEGQRLKHRAKDVPGCVAAAMECVPAELEALRTQLTGMRARLFKNAA; this is encoded by the coding sequence ATGAACACACGCAAGACCGCCTCTCAGTACCCGAACCTGGCGCTGGACCAGCAGCTGTGCTTTGCGCTGTACTCGACCATGATCGGCCTGAACAAGGTGTATCGCGGCCTGCTCAAGCCGCTGGGCCTCACGTACCCGCAATACCTGGTGATGCTGGTGCTGTGGGAGCGCGACGCGCTGACGGTGTCGGAGATCGGCGAGCGGCTGTTTCTCGATTCGCCCACACTCACGCCGATGCTCAAGCGGCTGGAAGCGGCGGGCCTGATCGGACGCCAGCGCTCGGACGCCGATGAGCGGCAGGTGATCGTCTCGCTGACGGCTGAAGGCCAGCGCCTGAAGCATCGCGCCAAGGACGTGCCCGGCTGTGTGGCCGCCGCCATGGAATGCGTGCCGGCCGAGCTCGAAGCCTTGCGTACGCAGTTGACCGGCATGAGGGCGCGGCTCTTCAAGAACGCGGCCTGA
- a CDS encoding organic hydroperoxide resistance protein produces MSIETILYRAHANATGGRDGRAATDDGRLDVRLATPRELGGAGGEGTNPEQLFAAGYSACFLGAMKFVAARDKLRIPADVSVQGSVGIGAIPNGFGIEVDLAISLPGMDRAEAQTLIERAHIVCPYSNATRGNVDVRLSLV; encoded by the coding sequence ATGTCGATCGAAACCATCCTCTATCGTGCCCACGCCAATGCCACCGGCGGCCGCGACGGCCGCGCCGCCACCGATGACGGCCGGCTGGATGTCCGCCTCGCCACGCCCCGCGAACTGGGCGGCGCCGGCGGCGAAGGCACCAACCCCGAGCAGCTGTTCGCGGCCGGCTACAGCGCCTGCTTCCTGGGCGCGATGAAGTTCGTCGCCGCGCGCGACAAGCTGCGCATCCCCGCCGACGTGAGCGTGCAGGGCTCGGTGGGCATCGGCGCGATTCCGAACGGCTTCGGCATCGAGGTGGACCTGGCGATCAGCCTGCCCGGCATGGACCGCGCCGAAGCCCAAACGCTGATCGAGCGCGCCCACATCGTGTGCCCGTACTCCAACGCCACGCGCGGCAACGTCGATGTGCGCCTGAGCTTGGTCTGA
- a CDS encoding alpha/beta hydrolase, whose product MNRIAKFVAGSLLAVATGAALAAGSPGVERNTQAFLDALAAGGGKPLETLSPAEARAVLVGAQAAPKVPLPPADVSEKTITVDGKPLRLTIVRPVGAKGELPAFMFFHGGGWILGDFPTHERFVRDLVADSGAVAVFVNYTPSPEARYPVAINEAYAATRWVAEHGAQINVDGTRLAVAGNSVGGNMAAVVALMAKMRGAPALRAQVLFWPVTNASFENASYDAFAEGHFLTRPMMKWFWDAYTANPAQRQEITASPLLATPGQLKGLPPALVQTAEKDVLRDEGEAYARKLDAAGVNVVATRYNGMIHDFGLLNALSGLPATRAALHQASETLRARLK is encoded by the coding sequence GTGAACCGCATTGCCAAGTTCGTTGCCGGCTCCCTGCTGGCCGTCGCCACCGGTGCCGCCCTCGCCGCGGGCAGCCCGGGCGTGGAACGCAACACCCAGGCGTTCCTGGACGCGCTCGCCGCCGGTGGCGGCAAGCCGCTCGAAACGCTGTCGCCAGCCGAGGCGCGCGCTGTGCTGGTCGGCGCACAGGCCGCACCCAAGGTGCCGCTGCCGCCGGCCGACGTCAGCGAGAAAACCATCACCGTGGACGGCAAGCCGCTCCGCCTGACCATCGTGCGGCCGGTGGGCGCCAAAGGCGAGCTGCCCGCCTTCATGTTCTTCCACGGCGGCGGCTGGATCCTGGGCGATTTCCCCACGCACGAGCGCTTCGTGCGCGACCTCGTGGCCGACTCCGGCGCGGTGGCCGTGTTCGTGAACTACACGCCCTCGCCCGAGGCGCGCTATCCGGTCGCCATCAATGAAGCCTACGCGGCCACCCGGTGGGTCGCAGAACACGGGGCGCAGATCAACGTAGACGGCACGCGGCTGGCGGTGGCGGGCAACAGCGTGGGCGGCAACATGGCGGCGGTAGTGGCGCTGATGGCCAAGATGCGCGGCGCGCCCGCCCTGCGCGCGCAGGTGCTGTTCTGGCCGGTCACCAACGCCAGCTTCGAGAACGCGTCGTACGACGCATTCGCCGAAGGCCATTTCCTGACCCGGCCGATGATGAAGTGGTTCTGGGATGCCTACACCGCCAATCCGGCGCAGCGCCAGGAGATCACCGCCTCGCCGCTGCTGGCGACGCCCGGGCAGTTGAAGGGCCTGCCGCCCGCGCTGGTGCAGACCGCCGAGAAAGACGTGCTGCGCGACGAAGGCGAAGCCTATGCGCGCAAGCTCGATGCCGCCGGCGTGAACGTGGTGGCGACGCGCTACAACGGCATGATCCACGACTTCGGCCTGCTCAACGCGTTGAGCGGCTTGCCGGCGACGCGTGCCGCCCTGCATCAGGCCAGCGAAACACTGAGGGCGCGTCTCAAGTAA
- a CDS encoding Mut7-C RNAse domain-containing protein, whose amino-acid sequence MPTLLFTFDASLTPLLPVAQRERPAARAWPEGATLKHAIETFGVPHTEVGAVHVDGHAALLDALLPARGAVAVAGVRAALPDAPLHFLCDAHLGATARLLRMAGFDTAYDNNYADATIEALADTEDWIVLSRDRELLKRRGIRRGAFIRAREPQAQMREIVARFRLAEAARPFSRCLECNAPLRPLSAEEAAASVPPRVRERQHLFSTCDVCRRVYWPGSHWARMNTSLARMLAPHSDDEVDADAVQGPLRQGGARL is encoded by the coding sequence ATGCCGACCCTCCTGTTCACGTTCGATGCGAGTCTGACGCCGCTTCTGCCGGTCGCCCAGCGCGAGCGGCCCGCTGCGCGCGCATGGCCCGAGGGGGCCACGCTCAAGCACGCCATCGAGACCTTCGGCGTGCCGCATACCGAGGTCGGCGCGGTCCACGTGGATGGCCATGCGGCGCTGCTCGATGCGCTGCTTCCCGCGCGCGGCGCGGTGGCGGTGGCCGGCGTGCGGGCCGCCTTGCCGGACGCGCCGCTGCACTTCCTGTGCGACGCCCACCTGGGCGCCACGGCACGCCTGCTGCGCATGGCCGGCTTCGACACCGCGTACGACAACAACTACGCCGATGCCACCATCGAAGCGCTGGCCGATACCGAAGACTGGATCGTGCTCAGCCGCGACCGCGAGCTGCTCAAGCGGCGCGGCATCCGGCGCGGTGCCTTCATCCGCGCGCGCGAGCCGCAGGCGCAGATGCGCGAGATCGTGGCGCGCTTCAGGCTGGCCGAAGCGGCGCGGCCGTTTTCACGCTGCCTGGAATGCAATGCGCCGCTGCGGCCGCTGTCCGCCGAAGAAGCGGCCGCCAGCGTCCCGCCGCGCGTGCGCGAGCGCCAGCACCTGTTTAGCACGTGCGATGTGTGCCGGCGCGTGTACTGGCCCGGTTCGCACTGGGCGCGCATGAATACCTCGCTGGCCCGCATGCTCGCGCCGCATTCCGATGACGAGGTCGACGCCGATGCGGTGCAGGGGCCGCTGCGGCAGGGCGGTGCCCGCCTGTAA